In Biomphalaria glabrata chromosome 16, xgBioGlab47.1, whole genome shotgun sequence, the sequence CCGTCACACAAGGAATAGTTACCAGACACCTGACAAAAGGAGAAAACGTCTTCCTTTGAAGGTCGTGGCATCCGTCCAAGCCGTCCTTCTTTTATTCCTTCTCTAGGCGTGCTTTTTGTAATCATAGTCAGGAATGCTTATTACACCCAGTTCGGCAGTTGggcccaggggcggactgggtgtgtCAAAATCGGctcaggcatttctatacaatccgtcCCACAAATTATATGCCacatgatgggcatccaatgaCGTCTCTCATGAAGAGCATTGTGTGAAGTTTAACTATGCATCGAAAGTAGTTATttatatgaataatttattagtTAATTTGGAAAGGATCTGATAAGCTCAATTACTAAATGAATTAAGTATTACACTTGAAATTACACTTGGAATGGGGAATCTCTTAATGTCAAAAAAATTGCTAGTACCATATACATTAACAAATGCATGTACTTTACACTCACATTCAAGGCATCTAAAGATCCTCCATCAATAGACTCAGGCATATGGACTTCAATTAACAAATACAACTCTTCATCCATTATTTAACTGCCCATCCTACAAGGTCATCGGGGCgcagttaagcgcttggctcccgaacctggggtcttgggtaaagtaaaggttgttggtcgttgtgctggccacatgacactactcgttaaccattggccaaagataCAGATGTCCTTAACATCATTAGCCCGGTagaacgcaaggtctgaaagggaaactttaaaaGGTCATATACTGACTGCTTTCTCAATAACTTGGAAACCTAGCTTGACGGTCTGCATCTTATAGttggctacacacacacacaaaaacaataagTTCACTTGTTTGAAGGTAATATAATATCCTTacgttcagtttaacaaatgcTGTTAAGATTGTTTCGTATTACAGTAGCGCCTCAAAGACTTAAGTCTAGATCTTTGTCGTCATCTGGCGTTGAGCCTGTTCATTCATAATTGCTGTCATAATAACGTTGGTGAATCGCTAGTGCTTGTTagaaaacattaataattttttttttctttttttgctcAGCATTTCAGCAATATCAGCTCCTtctttttcgattttttttttttttgcattctgaTTCTAATCAACGCATTGCTAAACTGTTCAGGACAATAATTGTGATTTATGAAGGACTTCGTAGCTGGGCAAACGCGAGATCATGCGACATCTCCACCAAATCAATAAGAATTCGTATGTGACTGGACATGTTATCTATATGActttgaatgttgtttttttggtcccTGCATAAGATTCATCCGAATATATTCACACTAATGCCGATctcaataagaaataaaggcctTAAATTTCTTGTTTATCCTTTAGTGTGTAGGCTATAAGGTATGGACTTCTACTAAAAGCACTGTATACGGATGTAGACTATTTACGACACTGCTTTACATTAGTATTAGACTTTAAAGGGTTATTTTAAACAGAATATtacaaaaacttaaaacaatttacTGACATTCATGCGGCCATTTCTGTGGCCCTACAGGTCCgattgggtaccggcccaccggacaTTTGCCCAAATAACCATATAGCCggttgggccacagaaacagctgGCATTTGCATcgtctgccttatagatcgccaggtctgaaagggaagctAGTTAGGCAATGATAGgagtaatatataataaaaatacttttgctttacgtaattttatttagatttcAGTGGGtatatggtttttttttatccctcACTAGATAAGCCTACGCTGGTACCTTAGTCATATTCCCGGGGAAAAGTAACAAACACGCCGGCACATATTCCAAACTTGTGAGTTTCCGATGACATATCACCTCTGTCAGTCAATTCCCAAGAAATTCACTATATACATGCAGGATACATAACTCGTAGCTTTAGTTCTCTCATAAGCTTAAGTGCTGGTATGCGTGTGtgatgtgattttttttaagttaacttTTTCGACACGATTTCAGTATGCCCTGACACGCTCTACCAGACCGGTCACACGCCTTTAAACCAGGTAGGATTTTATGATAAAAGTGTTTAGAGATGTATTTCATTCAGAGCTTAGCAAAAGTGTTAAACAATTTCTCACTCAAATAGtttatctatttacttcttagtGTACACATAATTTCGTTCAGGtgctatttcttttattacatGTACTGTGTGTTACAGTGTACGAAGAACACATTTGTATTGACTTATTTTTACATTGTCGTGGTGTTATTATCATCGTcccacatgctaggacaaatttgtacaaatactccttcttccctagtgctattagagcatggaatgggttgcctgagctagctagaaaaaccagtgactaagCAGAAtataggtcattggttaatatgcatgactaaatgcatgacgcgtaggacgtaatcatcttctttttttgaagtaacgtctgtattatattagataagataggataagataagatttgagAAAGCCGTGGCCCTGTACATGATTTTTGTCGAATCCTCCAACCTTttcaaacttaaatataaatgcatttaatattaatatatctaaaagcatgtcatAGTTGTaacactagaaaaaaaataaaaattaacatcattaccgttattttttttaaaatattattgaatattttgttacaaaaaggTATAGAAAAGTAGAGGTTGCCTTTACAAACAAAATGacaacctaatgaaatacacatTTCTTAATTCTTATACTAAGACGAATTCGTACAAGCTCTTTCTTTCccactaggcctactattacagcggttttgtaaagaaaatgttcaatttttaaagtctaacattcattagttattaagagaaaaatatttGCTTTAAAGGTGTTACAAGGAaggtattgtgtttttttttaaagaattgtataatgtttttcttgttttaattacattttattcttttattttacaaaaataagtaTTTGTAGTACTTTCTTAAACGTTCATCATCAACATAGGGCCAAAGTAAAAACTCGCCACTCTCTACGTCAAGGGGTTcttaacctgtgggtcgcgatccccttgaggggtcgattgacgatttgtcaggggtggcctaagaccatcgaaaatatggattgtatttagtgtattcttctattgctgtgtatgttatgggggtgggggtcgcggagtgggggatagtaaaaaggggtcgccaatttaaaagtttgagaaccgctgctgagTCTACGGTCTCTTGGTAtcttttaatggcttcccagctcttccctGTCCTCCCGGCTTCCTccagtacactgcgtcgccacgttctttttggtcttcctctacgtcttgttcaCTGGGGGCTCcgctctaaggcctgtctagctctgttgttggtagcttttatttttctttaactttaatgtttcttgaattctttttttttctagacgtCTATTTAATGTCACACAAAAGGAGCCCAAGACACACCATGAGAACAATCCTTCTTGTTGGTCGTAGTGGCAACGGTACAACATCCTGTGTTCAATCAATCAACAGAGCAGCTCTACATGGGAACTCGATCCTTACTGACATTAAAGCTGTGGAATGTTCCGGTGTTTGCGATACCGGATCGGACCGCGTAGAAAGTGTCGAAACCGTCACGAACAAAGTCAGAGAAGAATTGAAGAGACACGACGTTCAGGCCGTCTGCTTTGTGCTGAAATATGGCGTCCGGTTCACCAAGCAGGAGAAGGACGCTGTGCAGGAAGTCAGGTCAATGTTCGGCCTTAACGTCTTCCGCGAGCACGGGATAATTATTATGACCTACGGAGATCTTTTTGAGGCGGACTCTGGGGAAGAAGGACTGTCGTTTATGGACTGGTGCAGAGAACAGAGCGGGGACATACAATCTCTTTTTGAAGAGCTAAGCTACAGAGTTGTTCTATTTAATAAAAGAGCTCAAGACGCCAGCAAACTACAGCAGCAGCTGGAAGATTTACAGAGATGTTTGAGTCAAATAACAAGACCGTACAACTTTTCTGATTTCAACCAAGCACTACGAGAACGTGCCCAAAACGAACGAATCGCCTTGTTCAAGCCCAGACCACGCCGTGACAGCGATCAAGACATGCTTGTTCCAGTTAGAAATAGAAACACGGTCTATGCATTCGTGTGTAGATTTAAATGGTTAATAATTTGCGTATTTATTATTACCGTCTTGGCTCTGTTCTTATtaatctactttttaaaataggCTCTTGTGAAAATTATTTGTTCCATTGTACATTttcgtttgtttttgttttttttaggattttattttaagttaaaaCAAACTATCTGTTATTGATCTATGCTTATTTCCAAACGctttaaaattgtgtaaaaaaatgTCCTTGTGATCTATTAAGATTAAGTTTCTTTATAGTACTCAGGTACTTTGATTTCATTAGATGACTGATAGTCCTATTTGTTTTGTcaaattaaaaatgattttatttattagttaattGCTAGGTGTATATAATGTTTagccattattattacattctggcttgtctagtaaaaagtgagtacaggttatttctcccacacccattctcggatcaagttgaaacttcgcaaaattatttattgacatagacaagacatataTCATTAAAAAAGTAACCGATTAATtccttataattaattattttctttgatatcaATAAGGAAACTAAtaattcagtattcacagagaTGGTGTGGGCCTCACATAGGGCTATTAAACAATTAGgaaagaaatagcgaaacttgccctcaattttattgagaaattaactgattttaataaatggcgttatttttgtttttcgaagcatttttttaaatttttctattttttttttgcgggggggggggaccaaattcacttcgccaaGGGCCTCAAATGATCTAATATCAATATCCATAATCATACACCCCTCCATACAAAAAACATTTCTACTACTTCTAATTTTAAGAATGGGTAGATCATCTCTTAAAGACAGTTTATGTGACCTGCTCTCAAAGAAGTTCAATTTAATGAAAAAGATTATAGCGTCCTTTCTAACTATTATTCATGGTTAAGTTTTTTTGGATTCTCAAATCATAATTCTGCGAAAGATTGCTAGGGAATTTTACTATTGAATTGATCTGGGTATAATAGGCTCTATCGTTATAAGATCGTCTGTCAGGAAtaagttctggtcagcctgggtctcctgtttactttagaggagaaggggggcaattcgGGTTGTTGATTCcaagattgtttttgttttggattgttttactttgtgagattttttttttttggaatggaATGTAACTGATAGTAAAACAGTGTAGTTTTTGTTcatagtccaggacagttggattTTAGTTATAGAGTTaaagtatagactatagactctAATTATTTCTGTATAGTTATTGTTCAGTCTTAGGGGATATTGAGCTGTTATATTTCAATTGATACTGGATATTTCAATTGATACTGGATATTTCATTTGCCAGAACTGTGCCTGTATTATATGAAAGCATATGtaataaacatgttatatgtccGTGAATTGTCATTCTGAATGTTCATTCTGTCGTTATATGTGTCGTTACGGTATTGTTCAGGACTTGGTAACATTTAGTAATCAGCATTGAAATACACATACGTAAATTAGAGAAGAAAAGAACCTTCACATCGTCTTTATTGGAAATAGCTGGTTGCTAAACTCATTGCCATTCGATAACAGTGAGCTTCATACCCTGTCCGCTGTCATCACCATCGTCTTGTGTAAGGTTTGGGTTTGGATCTTCAAATCTGGAAGGACATCcataacgtaaaaaaaaaagatttacaaagattttttttttcttaaagctcAATTCATTGTCGTTTCTGCCGTCCAATGCGCCGAACTGTGCGGGAGGACCTACGCCTAAAAAAGTCAATTCATTATTGAATGCATTTCGAAGgtgtaaaaaacactcttatgaTTAACCTATTTACTAGTTAGGTATTAATTCATGaatgtctttaaaaacattCCAAACTATGACGCTTACATTTTATTAacgtatagatctaaatgtgttCAGATGTTCAAGGAAAAAACAGTTTCACTCAGAACGGTAATTTCCGATGTTACCAAAGggataaaaatagatttaaaaaaaaatattattttacaatacAAGGAGCGTATTTAAGTGTTTGAATTATCCTTGTCTAAGAAAGGGAAGGAAGGAAGTATGTCGGCTTACTTCAAGAGCCTgtattttaaaccttttttaattatatttaacaatttatgaacacaataaatacaatcttttaatctatttatataaaagtttccctgttttttttttggtccacggttaacgagggtgtcatgtagccagcacaacgatttACCGCCCAACATTTCCTCATGTACCTATTAAAACTGCTTGTACACAGAGGCgcataaaaatcccgaaattaaaaatccatgtcttcaccaggatttgaacccggcccccctgttcggaagctaagcgctttaccactaagTCACCGCTCCTCCACTATTTATTTGCTCTAACCTAAAACGTTGATGGTCGTATACTAtatccagggccggtcttagaccactgcaacctatgcgggcgcagtgggccccgcactttcataggccccgcgcgatgcgaatttctaggtgtaaattattaaattaaactattttaaccggaattctcctgaaattataaaatataagaaaaattcatgaaaatcttaaaacagacaaaattgacATTTCGGGATATCATTCAATATTGAAAACGACAATTCTACCTAcgattaaaagaaaaaggcactgtcagctttcatttaataaaaatgtaatataaagccgaattttaaccaaaacaagaagttccaATAGTTTATTTACGTTAGTAGTCACTGGCATATCaatattgatctaaatctatctcgacctcttagaaaaaaaaagcgatatttcactagtcgatagtaaatctagaagacagatctgaatgtttatcttctttttgttggaaaactatatctactgtagatggctcgtaaagttaatttgactgTGGTTTTGTACAACAGCctataaaaagaaagaatatacaaaatagctctaacctaaaaatgaaaatacatgtaaaaataactctgggagcgcaagctaaCACTAGTTGCATCAGCGTTGACACCTAACAGAAGGCAGAGGAGCTGCTGATCTTCCATTCTTTaagtatactgatgtatgcgaATGCGACATGAAAAGTGGATAGGTCCACACGGAGAGCAAACATAAAGGAAGGGTACCAGATTCAACATGTCATACGtaacagaagtagaaagaaaggtGAATGATGCTGAAAGCGCAACACTGCCTGGTGACTGCAGATGCCCAGcttgtgaccgcagctgtgtttAGAGGATTTTTCTCGTTAGTCACACAAGGAGTtgaaaaaggggaaataatcatcttttgagacgtaaaatgccagaCAAATGCCTGAAAAATATTCTTGGCTGAATATCGTGCCTGAAAGACTTCAAGTATTATCCAAGTTATCTTCACTTCACAGTACCAAAAAGTATCGATTCTTAGTATCAAAAAGTTTCGATTCTTAGTTCGCGATATTCACATTAAGACGAATATttgtcttataataaatatacaatGTTTCGAGTAATTAACCACCTTCAGACCCTGCAATCAACAGGTCAGATAATGTCAAGATAATCTGTTTCGATATCCGATGGCTAACGAGGATATCAAATGGCCAGTACAACGGTCCACAGTCTTAATTTCCTCCAACTattcaggcacccattagagtaggGCGTCCAAAAAATCTTGACATTCAAAAccctagtcttcaccgagactCGAACCAAGGCCCCtcgattcagaagccaagcgccttatgACTCTGCCACCACGCCCACAATGTGTCTAAACCCTAATAAAAAATCAAAGGACATGTTCTTTCCAGGTAATGTTTAGAATGGGTAaagatataaaaagaaaacgaAGAAGGAGTTTTTAATCAGTACAGGCCAGATAAAGAAATCATGTTCTAAAGGCTACTTttgctaatctttttttttttcagaaaataagACTTGCCAGTTAAGCGTACAAaactgtacaaacttttttatatctttatttttttttttcttggttaaCAAGACAAAGTTTTGTTCGAATGATACTTAGAATTAGTTACGAATGATTAGGTAAGTAAATACTGAACGAGTATAGAACAGATATATACATTAATCAAATACATTaatcattattaattataattaatttgttggATATTTGTGTATGCTCTGTACAAATTAGCGACTGCTCAACGAGCACAGGCATTGTTTACACCGTGGCTGTCTGGTTGTGCAGTatgcgcgctagactgtcgttatGTTgtctgcccgctgccatccgcCGTCGTCCTGCGGCAGGTTTGGTCTAGGAGGTcgattatcttcaattctgaagaaacatccgaaacatgtaacacATTTATAACAATTTTCAAACTTAGGTGTAATGTTTCTACTAACAAGTATTTGCAACATTAGGCCTAATTATTCACGTACAGACTTAATATGCTGTATTGAAAATAACCTTATGAAATATATAATTGGGAcagtagacatttttttaagtgcatataaaaaaatgttcaatagaAATTAAATAGACTCCCTAACAAAGAATGGACCTGATTCACAAatcgtaaacaaataacattaacCCACATgcatctctttctcttctatagaatttacgatctaattttaatcatcaatggttatcacgtgacagttgtattggttgttttatcaatatcatCCCGTGACCGTTCATTTTAGTGAATGGGATGCATTCATATTTTAGTCTGTAAATGATGTTAAATGGTGTAGTGTtgaagaatgcgaatgtcgtggaatgctgggttcttgcttcttggagtactcttgacacgtgacaaataTAGACACTACAAACTAagttaagtccgtttcagcagacaaatataaagtttattttacaacataataatactgcactccttgttagtgctacaagtcaaggaatagtaaacaatcctatccgcataacagcggtatcaaatgtatccaatacgttaaactctccagagtatattacaaatcacgtccgcatctcagcgggtaacactgtgcaGAATAATACAGATTAacaactataaatacatatctCAAAAAGAATACTGGCATCAACTGCCTAAAAGATACTTCTTAACTCAAGAGTTAGAACTCGACTAAAAGGGTAATAATATATAACTGCCTCGTACAGAGGATGACACTCGACTGACTTTTCTTGACTGatttgactgaactcaaagtcagctttattcattctacttcctgttttctacatcaggaattccacgtgtcttttaaactcttaacatgacgtgaacattaaatcaagcaatgtcaactgagactgtgacagtcATGTGTTGCATTGAATTAATGTTTGCAGGACACGTAGTGTTACTGACATAAGTCATAAGTCATAGGTCAACTGCTGCAGCGGAATTTCATGGGCACTTCAAAATGATTAAAGTAGTTTCAGaaattcttattttatcttatataatacagacgttactcaaaaaaaaatatgattacttCTTGCTTGTCAtgcatctagttatgcatgttaaattctaccaagtcgctgattttcctggctagctcaggctacccattccatgctctaatagcactaggaaagaaggagcattttttTATCATGGTCATCAAATCTTCGTTGGGCCCAATTGTCACTGTCCTGTTTCGATTCTTGATAATGCTATATAACAGTTATGAGGAAGATatgttatataataaaaatggaGGTTAAAATTACGATACCAACATatattcattggcctccttcagtcgtagaacgactatggttcatctcagagcacacttcctcatgtggctgtggagagacactcccgtccacagatagcgcaggttaaggtggcctttacttcggtggtagaggagctggccctttttcggattgtacgtttttcttcctgagctaaGACCggtgtactttcactgtccatagctttcttggtcactgtctctctccatctgttgcggtctagagctatgtcttcccaacatAACACAAGcacaaaatgaataaaatgaaatattcaatcagctttttgtttattcattatttCAGTTAAATCTTACGGAAGCAAGTCAACGATGAAGCGAATACTGTTAGTAGGCAGAGCCGGAAATGGCTTAACATCATGTGTACAATCAATAAACAAGGTACAGCAAGGCTGCCGTCCCATAGAAACTTTTGCGGTAGAATGTCCCGGAGTAGGTGACAGGGGAGAAGACCGAAGAGAGAGCATCGAATGTACCAGAAATAATGTAAAGGAGATCCTTAAGGTGTACGACAAAGATGGAGGCTTCGACGCCATAGCCCTTGTCTTGAAATATGGCGCAAGATTCACCAATCAGTAAAAGGACGCCGTGGAAGAAGTGAAACTGATGTTTGGGAAAAACGTGTTTCAGAAGCACGGGATAATTATCATGACGTATGGAGATCTTTTTGAAGGCGACAATGTgggaaaagaaaattatttcatgGACTGGGTATCAGCACAAAGAGGAGACATTGAAAAGTTGTTTAAAGACGTTCAAACCAGAGTTTACTTATTTGACAATATAACAGACGACATCCAGAAGAGACGGGAGCAAGTGGAGTATCTGAGCCAATGTTTCATGCATTTAAGGAAACCGTACACATTGGAAGATTTTGAAAAAGCCAGCCAACTTGATATCGATTCAATATTTGGCCAAGCAAACCCTAATTGTCAATTCTTACTATGTCTccaaaaacattttagaataaTTCTGTTCattctgtttatattttttgttctatgCCTAATAGTTTTATTCTGTGGtttatatgtaataaaatagatgccggtactcagtgatggattggctaactttttaactactaataaattcataataaaagtaataatttttccccacattgaagaAGGTACCGGTACGcagtaccggtgcgtaccgtcacaaaaaaaagcaatggtTTTAATTATCTTGTTGCTGCAATGTCGTGATGTGATGTAATAGAAATTATAattgaaaataatgtaaatgaTCATGATAAAGGGATTGTTATTTGATACCATAACGCATGCTATATACAGTATGTAGATCATGGGTGCGCAACCTTCTTCTTTTGAGGGCGCAtgtaaaaaatttgaaattatttcGAGTGTGGGGACTTGCGAATGCATTGGATATCAGCCATTAATTTCAAATAATTGCGATCAAAGTGACTTAGAAttgttatatgtatataatagtttcactaattaatgaaataaactttgatAACCACTGCATAGTATGTACAGATTACGATACGTGAAAATTATTCAATATCTATTTACTACATATTACATCTGATAACAAGTCCTTCGTACATAATGCTGATGACCTTGACATGCCATCATTTGCTCTCTGATTTGTTCCCCTtgactctattttttttttcttctattggtTGAAAGAACGCTTGAAATTATCTCCCCCTAATAGTGGCACAAGTTAGTATTGAAAATAATTGCCTATGTGCTGGCAATCCTTAACGCTGCCAACGTATTTTA encodes:
- the LOC106068188 gene encoding uncharacterized protein LOC106068188 yields the protein MSHKRSPRHTMRTILLVGRSGNGTTSCVQSINRAALHGNSILTDIKAVECSGVCDTGSDRVESVETVTNKVREELKRHDVQAVCFVLKYGVRFTKQEKDAVQEVRSMFGLNVFREHGIIIMTYGDLFEADSGEEGLSFMDWCREQSGDIQSLFEELSYRVVLFNKRAQDASKLQQQLEDLQRCLSQITRPYNFSDFNQALRERAQNERIALFKPRPRRDSDQDMLVPVRNRNTVYAFVCRFKWLIICVFIITVLALFLLIYFLK